In Penaeus monodon isolate SGIC_2016 chromosome 8, NSTDA_Pmon_1, whole genome shotgun sequence, one DNA window encodes the following:
- the LOC119576021 gene encoding cell wall integrity and stress response component 4-like — protein sequence MKATKWFKGIHKFIYHRIVLTDTLDNCVYPVGVINCYFARIPVTETVLDPLRSAFTYYKSMGTVKETSASLPTEEPEVNISSSLTKTKDALYSAIRVSPGMTDNQTAVPRSESKRSTLGTTTTTETASDSTTVTVPDGKPSSQSSKIGSAVRTSVGKDVLANVTTTLKATTLSAANVPSNVPGISNYGVAENTTVTSTTTTVPSTAPTSAITTAVANADASERITGPKTESPVDKTITSMETTITLLHPSSTTAVVPTNLQRQRAALYHPESSRWCAIYANRDKRIRPLVKNHF from the exons ATGAAAGCAACAAAATGGTTTAAAGgaattcataaattcatatatcataGGATCGTCTTGACTGATACCTTGGACAATTGCGTGTATCCGGTAGGTGTGATCAACTGCTACTTTGCGAGGATTCCCGTGACCGAAACTGTATTAGACCCTCTGCGCTCTGCTTTCACGTACTATAAGT CAATGGGCACTGTAAAAGAGACGTCTGCCTCCCTACCTACCGAAGAGCCAGAAGTCAACATATCTAGTTCTCTCACCAAAACCAAGGATGCTTTATATTCTGCTATAAGAGTCAGCCCAGGCATGACAGATAACCAGACAGCTGTACCAAGAAGTGAATCCAAAAGATCAACTCTAGGAACCACAACAACTACTGAAACTGCATCTGATTCAACAACAGTAACAGTCCCCGATGGTAAGCCTTCTTCACAGTCTTCAAAAATTGGATCAGCAGTGCGTACTTCAGTCGGCAAAGATGTTTTAGCAAACGTTACAACTACACTAAAGGCAACAACTCTCTCAGCAGCTAATGTTCCGTCCAACGTCCCTGGCATTTCTAATTATGGTGTTGCGGAAAACACAACAGTTACATCAACCACAACGACTGTACCATCAACTGCCCCTACTTCAGCTATAACAACCGCTGTGGCAAATGCAGATGCTTCAGAAAGAATAACTGGTCCCAAAACTGAATCGCCAGTTGATAAAACGATTACATCTATGGAAACTACAATCACACTTTTACATCCGTCCTCAACGACGGCGGTTGTTCCAACGAATTTGCAACGACAGCGTGCAG CCTTATATCATCCTGAGTCTTCCAGGTGGTGCGCTATTTATGCTAATAGAGACAAGCGCATCAGACCTCTAGTCAAGAATCATTTCTAG